Below is a window of Phoenix dactylifera cultivar Barhee BC4 chromosome 7, palm_55x_up_171113_PBpolish2nd_filt_p, whole genome shotgun sequence DNA.
GGTGCAGCTCAGATTCTGAAATGGCCGCATCAGATAGCATCAAAAAGATCAGTTTTGTTTAGAAGCTCATTGTTTGGCGGCAGTTATTGGGAAAGAATACAAGCTTTTGAAGCAGAGAACAGCACGTTTGCATTAGGGTCATCTACATGCACAGGTACTAACAGATAGGCTGTCACCACAGCTCTTAAGAGAAAGAAACAAGGAAACTGACTACAGGATCAAGGCATATTGCAGGAATAGAATATATTAaggtaaaaaaaagagaaggctcCCTTCATGGGCTTCCCCTGAAGGTCCGTTGTGTCCTCATTTCTGGAGATTATACAGTGTAATGCTGCTGGATGGTTTCAATGTCAAGACCTTTGAGCTTAACAACTGATTCTACATGGCCTTTCAGAGTGTGCAGCTCACGGAGCCTGTAAATGATCATGAATTGCAAAGAGAAATTTACAGTCAGTTATTTCATCAATATAAATTGCACGAAGGTTTCACTCATCACTAGATAAGTGTCTGCGAAAAATCTTAACATGCTGCTGTATAGCTAATAATCTCTGGAGTTCTTCAAAATTTCTGTTAGTTTTGAAAGCAAAATTGGTGTTGAGTAGGAATTTTTACAATAGATTGCAGGACCACATACCTTGCGACCTCCGCTCGCCTTTTAGCCTGCTCAGCAATCTCTGAAAGTTCTCTGTAGCTATTTTTGTCATTGAACAGGTTGGTTGTTTCAGGGGGCTGAAGTCCATGCAGAGTCCTCTGTGCCATAGCCCACTGggcctccctttcttctctaCCATAATCCTTCTTGCTGGTGAAGGCAGTCTGAAATTTAACGAGCAAAGaagatgaaaagaagctcaGCAGCAAGAAAGAAAGGTGATGCAGGCAAGCTAATCAGCTGAAGCAAATGGAATGGATTCACTATGGAATGATCTTAAACATAGGTTGACGCGGAAATAAGAATGTGTATACCTTCTTCTCAAGCAAGTTATCCCAAGCTTTACCACTTAGAATGTAGCGGATGGCAAATTTGAAAAGGtcaagagggaagaagaaaacaacacTGTAAAGCCAGATAACTCCAGCCCATCCCCAGCCTATGCCTTTAATTCGTGCGAAACCCCAGTCAGCATAGACAGCTATAAGAGTAGCAACCTGCCAAATGCAAATGTTACGCTAAACGCCGACGAATAATTAAGATAGCAGAATGTAAAACACAACAAATGATACTTTCAGGGTTTTCCCCCTCCATTCAATGGCGCACTTTTTGTAGATAAATTACAACATAAGAAATCCTGAATGTGCTCAAGCAGGCAGAACAACAACCAAGGTTATTAGACATCCAAAAAGTAGAGACAAAGTTGAGTATTAGAGAATAACaaaataataggtgtagggTTCTTTTTTGCACCCATCCACGTGTAAGTGCACTATATTTTGACAATTATAACACTACTCCAATTGCTAATGGACTCAGAGCAGGAAAAACAGCAAAGCATGTTCTTAGTTATTGAATCAAGTACTTCAACAGATAACAAAACAACAGAAAGTTAGTGCGCTTATAATGCCCAGAGAGGACATGATCCAGCCCAGGTTCCATTTCAGGTGGTAGAAATGGGACAATTGAGGCCTATGGGATCCTAAAGTTGAAACTTTTTGTCAAGCAAAAAATGTCAGAAATCAAGTGCTAAAAAATCTGCATATTGACATCAAGAGTATAGAAATGGTTTTGCATTAGATCGCCTATCAGGATTCCTGGTAAAACTCCTAAAAACAGACAATAAAGAGCTAGTGTTACAAATATCAAATAAGTGAACTATCTGGCCTTATCCATATTTTATTATAAGAGATACTGAAGTTCCGTCCCATCAGTTGGACGGTCTGGATAGATCAATAGTAGCATCTCATAAAAGAAACAAGAAGTGATGCTTTAAGAAAAATAGTTATTGGAGGAAGAATCTTACAAGCTGAGCAACAATAAAAGCAGTGACTAAGAGAAGCCCAGGGCGTTCAACAAAGAACCAGCTGCGTGATCGAGTAACAAATATAAGAGCCTGACTAACAATACTAACTTGCAGGTATAAAGCAgccatcatttcatcttcactGTTCCTCAATGATCTAACTTGAAATTTATCCTGCAATGTGTTGACAAGATACATGTTAAGTCTCACTCAATTCTACACCATCTACCTTGATTAAGAGTCTAAAATCAGACTGCTACCTAGCAAACTTGTAACACTAAATGGTCTATCAAATTATATTGATAGCGGAATGATGGCATGATGAATCACTAATAACAGATATAATAAGTAGCTGGAATATGCTTCTCTTCACCATTTCTGATGCACAAAATGGTAACAAAGAATACTCACTGAGAAGAAATCTGTATCCTTCATTGCCCAAAAGAAGATAACAGTCATCACTGCCAAGTAGGTGCCAAGCACAATGCCAGTTGTAAAAATCTCCCTCAGCTTCCAACTGTCAGGCAGTGGAGATGCCTTGACTCGATCTTTTGAGATTGTCATAATGGTACCTGAAGTTTACCAAATTCcaagataaaaagaaaaaaggtctTAGAGTCGGTTAAAGAATGGAAAATACGCAACAGAAACAGAATGAATCCATTTGTTCCTTTTAGCCAAACTCACCATCATTTAGGATGGCAATAATCAAAACCATGAAGGGCGAAAAGTCAAACTTCCATATCAGTGCAATAAGCAAAAAGCCGAGCTACATAGATTAGAAGCAACTAAGATATCAAGCCCCATAATCAGGAGGAAAAGGTAAACATGAATGTTCTACAAGGCTTGAATCAGatgtttaattcaaaaaatcctTTTCCAGTCTAATACTTACAACGATACGGATGGTAATAGAAACAGCATATATCTGCAtcaaaacaagaagagaaggcttagaaaaatgttggaaaatttataaagcaaaggAACTTCATACGGGACCATATTACTTACCGTGTAGTTCTTCATCCTCTGGAAAATGGCTCTGCTGGTTAGAACAGCACTGATGATGACACTAAGCCCAGGCTCAGTAAGGACGATGTCGGAAGCACTTCTAGCGGCATCTGTGGCATCAGCGACAGCAATTCCAATATCAGCCTTCTTTAAAGCAGGGGCATCGTTCACTCCATCTCCAGTCATTCCACAGATGTGCTTTCTCTCTTGCAACTTCTTAACAATTTCATATTTGTGCTCTGTCTCATGAGGAGGGGAAAAAATCGGTCATTACAATCAAGTATATGGAGTAAATTTGGTTGTCCGATACTATAGAGATCAAGCCTACCTGGAAATACTCCTGCAAATCCATCAGCCTTCTCAATCAACTCATCTACAGGAAGTCCAGCAATTGATTCATCTTTGTGCTGGCcaagcagtgaagaagaaggataCATGTTTGTACCCATTCCAAGCCTTCGGCCGGTCTCCTTAGCAATAGCTAGCTGATCCCCTGGATAGGACACATATATACCAAAATAAGATGTTGAATCAAAGGATGTGGTAATTCATGGATGGGAAAATGTAAAAGAGCAGATATACCAGTAATCATCTTTACGTTCACACCAAGATTCAGAGCCCTACGGATGGTTTCTGCACTGTCATGCCTTGGGGGATCAAACAGAGACAACAAACCAACAAATTGCCATGGCCTCCCTGGGCTCTCCTTGGTCTTCTCAGGAACTTCCTGTGGCACAAGTAAAACAAAGGTTGTGAGGAACAAGCAGTGCATCATTACAACTAGAACACAGCTACAGTAGATTTAAAGGCAAACCTGTCTCGCAACACCTAGCGATCGAAGCCCACGCTCGGCAAACTTGTCAATCACAGAATGAACCTTTTTTCTGACATCTTCCTTGCAGTTGCAAAGGTTCAGAATCTATTCCAGTGCAAATTAAACGATATAAACAAGAAAGGATCGGCATTAGGATAGTACCATCCATTTCAAACAAAAGACAATCGAAGACAAGTAAAACAATATACCTGCTCTGGAGCACCTTTACTCGCGCGATGCCAGTTGCCGTTGGCATCAATGTAAGTAAGAGCAGTTCTCTTGTCAACAGGGTTGAAGGGGAGG
It encodes the following:
- the LOC103707081 gene encoding plasma membrane ATPase 4 isoform X1, producing the protein MGGGTAISLEEIKNETVDLEKIPIEEVFQQLKCTREGLTSDEGAHRLQIFGPNKLEEKKESKVLKFLGFMWNPLSWVMEAAAIMAIALANGGGKPPDWQDFVGIVVLLVINSTISFIEENNAGNAAAALMAGLAPKTKVLRDGRWSEEEAAILVPGDIISIKLGDIVPADARLLEGDPLKIDQSALTGESLPVTRNPGDEVFSGSTCKQGEIEAVVIATGVHTFFGKAAHLVDSTNQVGHFQKVLTAIGNFCICSIAVGMIVEIIVMYPIQHRIYRSGIDNLLVLLIGGIPIAMPTVLSVTMAIGSHRLSEQGAITKRMTAIEEMAGMDVLCSDKTGTLTLNKLSVDKNLIEIFAKGVDKDHVVLLAARASRTENQDAIDAAMVGMLADPKEARAGIREVHFLPFNPVDKRTALTYIDANGNWHRASKGAPEQILNLCNCKEDVRKKVHSVIDKFAERGLRSLGVARQEVPEKTKESPGRPWQFVGLLSLFDPPRHDSAETIRRALNLGVNVKMITGDQLAIAKETGRRLGMGTNMYPSSSLLGQHKDESIAGLPVDELIEKADGFAGVFPEHKYEIVKKLQERKHICGMTGDGVNDAPALKKADIGIAVADATDAARSASDIVLTEPGLSVIISAVLTSRAIFQRMKNYTIYAVSITIRIVLGFLLIALIWKFDFSPFMVLIIAILNDGTIMTISKDRVKASPLPDSWKLREIFTTGIVLGTYLAVMTVIFFWAMKDTDFFSDKFQVRSLRNSEDEMMAALYLQVSIVSQALIFVTRSRSWFFVERPGLLLVTAFIVAQLVATLIAVYADWGFARIKGIGWGWAGVIWLYSVVFFFPLDLFKFAIRYILSGKAWDNLLEKKTAFTSKKDYGREEREAQWAMAQRTLHGLQPPETTNLFNDKNSYRELSEIAEQAKRRAEVARLRELHTLKGHVESVVKLKGLDIETIQQHYTV
- the LOC103707081 gene encoding plasma membrane ATPase isoform X2; the protein is MWNPLSWVMEAAAIMAIALANGGGKPPDWQDFVGIVVLLVINSTISFIEENNAGNAAAALMAGLAPKTKVLRDGRWSEEEAAILVPGDIISIKLGDIVPADARLLEGDPLKIDQSALTGESLPVTRNPGDEVFSGSTCKQGEIEAVVIATGVHTFFGKAAHLVDSTNQVGHFQKVLTAIGNFCICSIAVGMIVEIIVMYPIQHRIYRSGIDNLLVLLIGGIPIAMPTVLSVTMAIGSHRLSEQGAITKRMTAIEEMAGMDVLCSDKTGTLTLNKLSVDKNLIEIFAKGVDKDHVVLLAARASRTENQDAIDAAMVGMLADPKEARAGIREVHFLPFNPVDKRTALTYIDANGNWHRASKGAPEQILNLCNCKEDVRKKVHSVIDKFAERGLRSLGVARQEVPEKTKESPGRPWQFVGLLSLFDPPRHDSAETIRRALNLGVNVKMITGDQLAIAKETGRRLGMGTNMYPSSSLLGQHKDESIAGLPVDELIEKADGFAGVFPEHKYEIVKKLQERKHICGMTGDGVNDAPALKKADIGIAVADATDAARSASDIVLTEPGLSVIISAVLTSRAIFQRMKNYTIYAVSITIRIVLGFLLIALIWKFDFSPFMVLIIAILNDGTIMTISKDRVKASPLPDSWKLREIFTTGIVLGTYLAVMTVIFFWAMKDTDFFSDKFQVRSLRNSEDEMMAALYLQVSIVSQALIFVTRSRSWFFVERPGLLLVTAFIVAQLVATLIAVYADWGFARIKGIGWGWAGVIWLYSVVFFFPLDLFKFAIRYILSGKAWDNLLEKKTAFTSKKDYGREEREAQWAMAQRTLHGLQPPETTNLFNDKNSYRELSEIAEQAKRRAEVARLRELHTLKGHVESVVKLKGLDIETIQQHYTV